Genomic segment of Thermodesulfobacteriota bacterium:
AGTCAAGGTTCGAATCCTTGTGCCCCAGCCATCCCAACATCTAGATTATAAGACTAATTTTTTCGCTGTCTCAAATTTTGATTGTAATAAAATTTCATGTGTGTTACGCTCAGTAAGGTCTCGCAAATATATGAAAATGTGAGTATATGCTATATATATAACAAAATTATCTCTAATTAGAGGAGGGATTCCAAATGAGTGTAATGTTAATAGTAGATGCGAAGATAAAGGAAGAAAAGATCTCAGAGTATGCTGATTTCTTTGCAGAAATACTTCCTGATACAAGAAACTTTGAGGGCAATGAGGGCATTAGCCTCTGCGTTGATCAAGAAGATCCAAGCCGCATCTTCTTAGTAGAAAAATGGGCTGCAAAAGAGAATTATGAAAAATATCACCACTGGAGAGAGGAAAGGGGTGATCTTGAAAAAATCCGCTCATTCTTAGATGGCCGTCCAAACAGGGTCTTTCTAGAT
This window contains:
- a CDS encoding antibiotic biosynthesis monooxygenase family protein — encoded protein: MSVMLIVDAKIKEEKISEYADFFAEILPDTRNFEGNEGISLCVDQEDPSRIFLVEKWAAKENYEKYHHWREERGDLEKIRSFLDGRPNRVFLDIVNG